A region of the Lycium barbarum isolate Lr01 chromosome 1, ASM1917538v2, whole genome shotgun sequence genome:
TCAACACCCACCCACGCATTTAAAATTAGACATCTGGAGCTTAAACAATATAAGATGTTGGACATCTGAAGCTTGTACAGTATAAAACGCTGGACATCTGGAGCTTGTAAAATGATAAGAATGGATCTTTGGCAGGTCAACCACCGCCAGCTGCCGTAGTGGCGGCGTTATTCGCCAGCCAAGGAAACTGCAACCTCCCCGGAAATTTCCCTGGCGAGATTTCTGCGGTGGccggaatatcaagatcatccaaaCCCTCAAAGAAGTCATCTCCCGGAATTTCCTTTTTACCCAACCCAACATCAGAAACAccaaattcatcatcatcatcatcttcaaaGATATCACTTTCTTGATTTTCCGGTGCCGGAGAATTGATCACCGGTGAAGATACCGGTGATGAGCTGGTGGGTTTATTGGAATTCGCTGTTTTATGACGACTAATTCCGGCTAAGGAATTTCTGTGTGTAGGCATTGGATGATTATGCTCAGCTGTATAAGTGACAATGAACATATTCGGGTCGGATCTATTTCGCTCCACTTGTTTTCGGGCCAAACATCCCTTTGATGTGCTACATTTGTAATATCCCCTGTTTAATACAAAGAAATGTTAGGAACGACGAGATAAGTTTATTATTACAGGTAATTCCTAGAAAGGATCAGACTAATGACGTATACAATGCTTGAATTCTCGATGTAGATGCTACATATCTAAAAAGGCACTTCATAAATCATAGTCTATCTAAAAAGTGCTTCATAAATCATAGTCTTCTCTCTTTGTTTAAGAATTAAGAAAATGAATTCATTTTTTgtgttgaaaaagaaaaagaatagttCCTTAGATTGAGTATGTTCTTGTTTGCTTTTTTGCTTTTAATTTCAAAAGACATGAAAGTATTTGTTGGAAGCAACCTAGAATGTACTAAAAGGAACCAATAATACCTTGGGTAAGGGGAACCTTTAATGGGTTTTTGGCCATATTTTCTCCAAGACCACGTATCAGAAGATAAAGCATCAGCAGCTACTTGGCATACCTTCTTCAATTGGTTCTTCctgaacaaaataaaaaagaaaatctaTTAACATATGAAAACAATTGAAATAATAATATGGAGGTGTGCAAAAATTGGCAAATGTCTAATATTTGCATTAAGAAAACTTCAATCTTCCATTCTCAACCTAAGGAAGTTGAAATCGGCTTTATAAAATCTTCTTCACTAATTAGCTCCAACAATCTTCAATCttccaacaacaataacaatacttaTGGCTCAATTCCAAACAAGTTAGGTTTGACTCATAAGCAAATGTAACATTTGACATAGTCGAATCGAcgcaaaatataaatttatatataaaatttcataaaaatcgTAACAAATAACATATATAAACTCATTACTTTAAATATATAATAATGGATTCAATATTAAGTATTATACCCATAATACTTAAATTCCGGATCTACCTTTGATTTAATTATATTAGATTTTACTTATGCAACTCCaaaaacttcaatatttcaattaaaaagaaaaaggaaaaagaaataacTACAATTTACCTTCTTTTTGTTCTTGGACTTTGAGCATGTAAAGTACAAGTTGCGGAACCATTTACAGACAAGGGTCTCTTAGGCTGAATCAATTTATTATTATTGAgctgatgatgttgttgttgctgttgtgaTGGTGGTAGATCTTGTAATTTTCCAAGAACAGAGACCGGTGAAATGGGTAATAATCTCCTTGGTGTCGATTTTTCTGATTCAATAAAGAAAGGCTTGCACAGTTCATGCAACTCTTCAAAACCAGTACTACTATCTTTGGTCAATATTCTTGGCTGCTCCATTAGATCTTGAAAGCAAAACAAAGAGTTGTTGTTCTTATCATCTACTCTTGGTTGGAAGTTACTAGAAGAAGTGGTGGCGCTGCCGCTGGAACTAGTGGGGCCGGTGGTGGTGGTGTTAGAGGCGGAGCAACTTCTGACCACCGCGGTTAGATCCCAATCATCTTCCATATTCTCTTGCTATGGTTTATCTTTGACTTTTTCtagagagaagaaagaaaaagacaaaagAAGGCGCTGACTTTTTGAGGTGGAGAGGTGGATGGAAAAGGATTTGAGGGTGTAAATGAGTGGGATACAATTTATttatagagagagaaagggagagaTATTGTGTATTTGTGTGTGCGCGTCTCTTTTGGCTGGTTTGTGAAAAACTATTTGGATTTGCATTTGTCACTCCTTTGACCTTTCACATCCTTTTTACAGGTTTAAAGTAATATGTATTTGATTTAATGATATTCTTCTTAATGgtcactattttttatttttgtctaactagaattttttttaaaaaatatatatatatatatatatattttgattacATAAGGGGaagggattacaatgtggggattcgaactctcactaacaaggtgaaagttcaggtagtcaaccaactgagctcCTAGATCCCTATGTCTAATTAGAAGTTACTGTGGTGGTAAAAAGTTGTACAGGCTTGAAGCATGCCTCGAGCGTATGCACTctagatcgagatcaagaaacAATCTCCATAGGACGATGAGACGATTCAGAGACCAAGCATAAATTTATTCGCCTCTCAGTCACACCAGAATCTACGACCTCGGACCAGAGGAGGTGCGGGACATAACCTGCATACTCAGACCTTGTTGGTTGAGCATCCCCCTACTGCCTAACTACTCTTGACTGAGTCTTGAGGGATAGACCACACTTCTAACCAACTCCATTAACAACTTTTGTGAAGATCAGGAGTAAGATATCGGTTCCAATAGTCGAAACAGTTAAGAAGACTAACTGAAGACCTACAAGTCAACCTTGAACCCCAAGCACTTGAACAACTATAAATAGCGGATGAGGACAAGCTTCAATGCATTCAATCCCAGCTAAGTCTACTATGTAATTAGTCTCTGACTGTCTATTTTCTCTCTCGAGATTGTATTTCCTTTCTTGTAAAAGTATTGTACGCTGTCCTTTGGGAGCTCCTGTTTATACTTATCCTTTGAGAGCGCTCGTTTATACTTTGTCTTGAGAGCTCCCATCGAGGAAGATAGTTTGTATCCTCGGTGTTCCCCTTAAAACAATTCCCAGTGCTCGGTTTTAGCTCTCTAACTCCGAACATTGCATCATACTTGACAGACTCAAAAGCTATCAATAAGACTTCTATACCTTTTCTTTCTATTTCATTACAATTCACCATTTACTTATTTTTCGTACTAATTTTTGACATACCAATACAAGCCTATTGATGTCTTGTATAATTTTGCCTCAACAGTATTTATTTATTCCATTTTATATGTTTGTTATCACAGAGGGTAAGAGTTTACGGTCCATCGAAAATGGGCTACCAACAATAcaatttaaaataaaacaaatagtaATTGAAATGACAAACGAAAATGAAAATAGTAAATAGAGAGAAAGAGttatattattgatattccatATCCACACaatcatacaatgcttccttaaAACATACGCCCTCTGTCACAATTTATATGAtagacttttctttttagtctgtcccaaaaagaatgatacatttctatatttaaaaataatttaacttaaaacttctctttttatccttaatgaaatgatttacaatcaTACAAATAaatatgacttattttagaccataagtttcaaaagtctttatttttttcttaaactccatgcctagtcaaactatatcacataaattgggacagagggagtaaaatTTTGTATTTGTAAAAATATACAAAGTGGTAGATTGGTGAAAAAAAAAGTAGTAGTTGGAAACAGGTTTGGAGCACTTTTCCAAATTTAGAATTCAATTTTAAGTTGGATTTGAATATTTTACAATCaaacacaatttttttaaaaataaaaaaacaaaaacatgAAAAAATCATTTCGAGAAAaggtactcccttcgtcccaatttTTGTGATATTTTTCGACTTTCAAGGattaatttgactaaattttgaaAACAAATTAGATTAGATTAACTCAGTATATTAAGATGAAAGGTTATGTATTTGAAAATTAAACTTAAAGTACTATGAGTtgtaacttttctcatatcaatttgatgGAAAGATGCatcttaaaatgttagtcaaagTTTACATATTTGAATCTCGAAAAGCAAGAAGTATCACACAAATTGAAATAAAGAGAGTAAATTTTTTTTATGGCCAAATAAATTCGTAT
Encoded here:
- the LOC132632597 gene encoding WRKY transcription factor 22-like — translated: MEDDWDLTAVVRSCSASNTTTTGPTSSSGSATTSSSNFQPRVDDKNNNSLFCFQDLMEQPRILTKDSSTGFEELHELCKPFFIESEKSTPRRLLPISPVSVLGKLQDLPPSQQQQQHHQLNNNKLIQPKRPLSVNGSATCTLHAQSPRTKRRKNQLKKVCQVAADALSSDTWSWRKYGQKPIKGSPYPRGYYKCSTSKGCLARKQVERNRSDPNMFIVTYTAEHNHPMPTHRNSLAGISRHKTANSNKPTSSSPVSSPVINSPAPENQESDIFEDDDDDEFGVSDVGLGKKEIPGDDFFEGLDDLDIPATAEISPGKFPGRLQFPWLANNAATTAAGGG